The Terriglobales bacterium genome segment AAAAGCCGCCACTATCCTTATTTTGGACGTTGATAATGAGCGTGGCTTTGTTTTCACCTTCGGGTTCGACAGAAGCATTGGCCACGAAGCCCTTCGATGTGAATGACCGTCCGGTCTCGAAGGTGAACATCAGCATCTTCTCATTGACGTAGGTCACCACGTGGCGCTCGCGCGCGGTGCGCAAAGCAGCGGTAAAAAGCTCATCGGTAGAGTTATTGAAGGTCTTTTTCTTGGGCTTGGCAAAAGCGGAAAGAGGAAGCAACAATGCCACGAGCACTGCTAAAGCGAATGCCTTTTTCATAGGATTCGTTTCCTTATTTTAGGATGATGCTTGTCATGAATGTGATGAGGATGGTTCTAAAAAAGTTGCCCACGATTAAAATTGAATGGACTTGGTGATTGGAGGCAGAGATGGCAGTAACCACCATTGACATCGTTTCCTCTGCTGATTATCGTATCGTTACTTCTCGAAATTCAAAGAAAGGCCATCATGCACCGCCAGGTTTGCCTGAGACCTTTTGCGAGAAACCAAAGATTCCTATCACGAGGAGAAACCTTACATGCGAAGAGTAACTGGATTGGGCGGGGTCTTTTTCAAGGCGAACGATCCCAACAAACTATATGAGTGGTATGAAAAGCATCTCGGGCTCAAACGGGAACAGGGCAGCGTTAACTTCAAGTGGCGCGGCGCCGAAGATGCGAAGGAAGAGGGGATGACGGTTTGGGCGCTGTTTCCCAAAGACACCAAATACTTCGATCCCAGCCGCGCCAGCCTCATGATCAACTACCGGGTGGATGACCTCGACGCGTTGCTTGAGGCCCTGCGCAAAGAGGGCGTCACAATTGACGAGAAGCGCGAAGACTACGACTACGGCCGCTTTGCCTGGATCATGGATCCGGAGGGCAATCGCATTGAGCTGTGGGAGCCGCCGAAGAAGAAAGCTCCAAGCTCCAAGTCGAAAGCTACGAAGAGCCGGCGGACAAAAAAATCTCGTAAAACCTCTTGAACTCGTTTTCTCTCACAGAATCGATGAGTCTGCAAAAACCCAGGCTCCTCGACTACGCTGCACTTCGCTCGGGATGACAAGGCGGGCATTTGAGTGAAATTCAATATCACGCCGACAGCGATGAAGTGCAGAAGGCGCACTTGCGGGCCTGGATGGGGATTTCACTCAGGCATTCGGGGCATTTCTTGGTCGTGGGATCGGGTGGAATCTCGCCGCGCTTGAGCCGCGCCAGAAAAGTGTTCATGGGAACCACTATAAAGAAGTACACCGCGATGGCGACCAGCACAAAGGAGATCAAAGCATTGAGAAATGTGCCATAGAGAATTTTGCTGCCGTTGATGGTAAATGAGAAGGCAGAAAAATCAGGCTTGCCGGCAATGGCGGCGATCATCGGCGTAAGAATATTACCCACAAACGAGGTCACTACAGCCCCAAAAGCCGCGCCTATGACCACGGCAACGGCCAAATCCACGACGTTGCCGCGAACGAGAAACTTCTTGAATCCTGCGAGCATGGTTCATCCTCCCTGGGTTGAACATTGTATTTCGGAATGAGGACGTGCGAAGGAAAATTGAGTCATCCACGGCAAGCCGGGACAGGTTGGGTCATTGGGTCATCGGGTGAGTGAAGACAACAGAGAAAATTGGGCTTGTCGCGTTTCTCTAAAGGCTATACCTAATGACCATAAAAAATTGGGCCTGTCGTTTAACAGGCCCAAGAGGAGATGAGTAGTAGGGGAAAAGAGGAGATGAGTGGGGGAGAAACTTGCTAGGCTGCGCTTGCAGCCGAAGCTGGTTTGAGCGCCGGTTCCTGGTCGGCGGCCACGATCTCAAAGACACGCTCCAGCCTGGTGAGCCGCAATAGTTCACGCACATACTTGCTGGGGTTCAGCAAGCGCACACACACTCCGGCGCGGCGCGCCCACCTTACCAATCCTACGAGCGCACCCAGCCCGCTGGCATCAATCGAGTCAACGCCTGTGAGATCCACGATCAAGCGTTGCGCGCCATGCTTTTCTCCCGCGTGCAACAGCATCGTGCTGGGCTCACCGTGAACCAAAGCACCTTTACAGCGAAGAATAATTGCGCCGGTAGTACGTTCGGATTCGATACGGAATAACATAAGTGCCTCTCTCAATATGATTGCTACTAAATACTAAGACGTATTTGGCGGCAAAAAGTTCCCAAGTAATATCATTTTTTTGTAAATTTTTGTGAAAAGGGAAGAATTCACGATTTTCGATTTACGAATTACGATTTATGAAAGTCGAGACTAGTTTCACAATTGACATGAGTAAAGGGCTTGGGAAATCAGAAATCGTAAATCAGAAATCGAAAATCAAGCTCCTATTGAATGTTTTTCATATCCAGCATGGTGCCGTAGTCCTGGCCGTTGGGAGCAACGGCGCGCGCGACGATTCCGGCGAAGGTCTCACGGTATTCGGGATACTTAGCGGCGATGGTCTTAATGACGTTGGTATTTTCCTGGAAGGTTTGCGCTGTGTTGGAAACATCGGGCAGGGAATACTTTACGACCAGGTCCATGCCATTGTCTGCCGCGACAGAGAAAATATCGGTGACCTTGTAAGTTTTGCCGTTAGCGGCAATGAGGTTTACGGGGCCATTCAACGGCAGATCCGATGGGAGGGATTGCTGCGCCTCTTTATCAAGCTTGATGAGAGGGGTGAAGATGATGAAGCTGACCGGCATCACCAGCTCGCGCGCTTCCTGATAATAGAACCATGCGTTGTGGATCTCGCCTTTGGCTTTAAATTCACGCGCCTTGGTGAGGTACCAGGAGGCATCATGACCCTGAAGCTGGCTGGGTTTGGGAGGAGGGAATCCGGCGAGCTTCCAGGCAGCGCCTTCCTGCTGCAATATAAAGGAGAGCAGGTATGGTCCCTTGGGGGTCTTTACATCTTCAATGACAAGTCCATATTTACCCGCGGGAAGACTATCCAGCGTGAAGCTGACGAACTGCGGAGTACCCCAGATGCCACAAAGAAATTGGGCGTGATCGAGCACGGGCGTGCTGCCGGTGGCATCGAGCAGATAGGTCGCACGCACACTGGCTTGCCCACCGACGAAAGCCGTCTTGCTGTCATTCACCAAAGCCTCAGCCCCGGAAAAATTCGAAGCCACAGAAGCAATGGCATTCTGCCGCAAAGCAGCAGCATCGCCGCGGATAACTGCGTCGCCAAATTGGAGCGCGGTGTGCTCGAGGGCGGAGCGAGTGGAGGCGTCCATGTCGGTGACCGTAGAGCAAACCTCGGCGGAGGCGAGAGAGGCGAATAGCACGAGCGAGGCAAAGGTCAAGCCGGCAAGAGAAAAAACACGGAGGAGCCGGGAAACGGCAGATTTACTGATCATGAACTTCATAGGATGCATCTTATAACTCAAATGCCTGCGATAAAAGCTGCTTTTGCATAGATGCTTTTTAATAACGGGCAGATGTCAAGGATAAACTCTCTGCGAATGTGCAATTTTCGTACAATGTCCGGTCGCGGGGGTGCAGCGGCAATATTTAAGGAAAAACCGCTCTTGGGTAGTGCTACAATTTCAGCTTGCCGGCGGAGGACCGCGGCGTTTCTCATGTCTTATTCGCCCAGCAAGTTACGAGTGTATTTAACCTTACTAGCGCTGGCTGCAACGGCAACGTTGCCCGCCTACGCACGGCGAAACCGGTTCAATACCACCAACCCCAATCCGGAAAACCAGACGCAAATCAGCAGCCAACCGGTTCCTTCAAGCGGAGCAGTGCAATATCAAGGAGGATATGTTCCCTCCAGCGCTCCTCCGGACGCCAGAATCCAGATTCAGCCGCCTCCAAGAGCGCAACAATATGCTCTCCCGAGTGGGCCTGGGGCGTACATAGCGCCTGCTCCTGGTGCTGCCGGAAATCCGAACCCGTACCGGGTCAGCGCGATCACACCTCCGCCAAGCACCACTACTCCGGCAGCGCAGACTACGCAGTCGTATGTGGCCGCAGACTATCCGCCAAAGCCGCCGCGGGTGAGTTTTCGCAATGGGCAATTAAGTATCAGTGCAGAGAATTCCACACTGCCCGATATCCTTTCGGCGATCCATCAGAGAACGGGCGCAGCCATGGAGTTGCCCAGTACGATCAGCAACGAGCGTGTGGCCGTGAAACTCGGGCCCGCCACTACGGGCGAGGTCATGGCGGCATTGCTGAACGGCTCGCACTTCGATTACATCGTCTTGAACCGCCCGGAAGATCCGAGTTCGCCAGAGCGCATCATCCTGCGGGAGAAAATTGCGGCCGATCCCAACGCTCCCAATAATAACAATGGCTACAATAATGGTTATGTAGCCAGCGCGCAGCCACCTTCGTACCAGCCTCCTGAAGTTCAAGAGGTGCCAGAGACCGTGCCGGATGAAGAAGTCCCGGAGGCGCAGCCGCAGCCAAGGATCCCTACCTCACCAGGTGGGGATGAAGGCAATCCCAAGACGCCGGAACAGTTGCTGGAAGAGCTAAGACAGATGCAGCAGCAACGAGGACAGCCTCCGCAACAAATGCAACCACAGCAGCCGCCTTTGGGAGATAACGGGGAACCGCAGTAAAGCAGTACTCAGTAATCGGTACTCAGTACTCAGAAGCGAACCAGAGAAACAGTCGTCAGTCCTCAGGTTGAGCCACTATCATCGGAGATTGGTGGCGGGAGGCGACATGTCAGGTACCTGCACGGAGACGGGCACGTTCCACTCGAATGAAACGTTCAAAGTATGATTGGCGTTTTCGATCGTGCGCGGGAGATGATCGAGCTCGCCGATGCAGGTGCTGTAGCTGCCCATCCGGCCTTTTTCACTTAGTGCAGTGACCTTCCACATGCGGCAGGTGACGCCGTTTATCTTTTGTTCATCGCCTTCCACAATGTTGCCGTGGTCAATATCGTTCTGGATGGAAAGGCGCATCTCCTCGGCACCGGCGTTCGGAGCTGACTTGGGCTGCGTAGGATCGCTTAAACAGGGCTGCGGGGTGGGGAGAGCAACGAACAGGTCGGGGCCGGGCATGCCTTTCACCCAGGGAAGGTTGTTCTGACGATAGTACACATCGTCTCCGATGCGGGTGAATTCAGCGGTGCCGTCTGGCGAGTACTCCGCGATATGCTGCCGGTCTGGGCACACGGCTTCTTCGTTCCGGCTCATGATAAAGCGGCCGTTGACGCCGATCTGCATGCTCATCTTCCAACTGTTCACGGTCTGCAACGCGTACAGTTCCTTTTTCAATTCGCTTTGGCCTGCACTTGGGCGCAAAAATAAAAAGAGCATGAGCAACAGCAACACGCCGATGAGCGTGAGATAAATACCTCTTTGGGAAATGCGCGGCCTCCAGAGGGAGCAGTATATAGGATTTAAATTCGGAACAAATAACCCATTCTTAGAGTCCCAGGGTGACATAGTGGGCGGAAGACCTGACCACCTTGCCACCGGCCCCGAACTCGAAATACTCCGATGCATTACTGCCATCGTGACGGCGATAGTGAATGATGAGGGAGTCTACACCGGAGAGAACTGCCAGCAACTCGAAATGAAGGTCTGGGCGAAGCGCCAAGCCCTTGGACCAATACGCTTCAATGGATGCCTTGCCCTTCAACCTGCCTGACGACTCGCCCATGAGCTTGATGATGAAGGGCGAGGAAAACTCGAATTCTTCAGAGTAATGAGAAAGGATCCGGTTCAGATCGTGGCTGTTCCAAGCATCGATCCATTCAGCCGCAAAGGCCTGGGCAAGTGCGTGTTCGATCATGGGCTCTAACTCCATATTTAGTTTAGAGATAAAGCGGTGCAGGAACAAGACGAGGTGGATTGTCCTCCAAGTGTTCTCGCTCGCAAACAAAGGAGATGGCTTCGAGTCCCTGGCTTCTCGTTCTGGCGCTTCTGGTCCTAGTCTTAGAATCTGTTGGGTGGCGCCAAGGGAGGTGTTTCGATCAGGATGGGCTTGTTCCAATCCGAATAGGTAATCACCAGCGAGCGGTCTGGTGCAGCCACTTCCAAGGGCAGGTCCTGTTCATCTATGCAGACCACGAACGAATCACGCCAACCGGTCGACGCCGGGACGCTGGCCGTCCAATCGCGGCAGAGATCGCCATTCACGCGGCGAGTGTCACCGCGATGGATGCGCCCTGATTGCAAGACTACATCCATAGTGCCCAGGAAATCATCCATGCCGCGAGGACCCCAGGTGCAAGGAGAAGAAATCATGCGTTCGGAAACACCGGCGAGCATCCAATCGGAACCCTTACGCATATAGCTGCCGTTGATTGTGTCAATGGTTTCGCTTTCCTGCGGTGGCTGGCCGTAACTTGTACTGGTTTGCCAGGTGTGCACACTCGAAGGACAGTACACCTCCATGTGCGCATCGTTGGAGCGATCAGGCTCGTTCATTACACGATGCGAGCGCCAACTTTGGGCGAGGCGCAAGGCATGATCCATCTTGCGGAACTCATCAGGTCCCTGGCTGGAATGAAGGTAGATAGCCACGGAGATTAGCAGCAGAAGAAGCATCGCCGCACCAGCTCCGAGTCTGCGTTTTAGCTCCCACTGCATCATGACTCAATAATAAGAGCGCAGCGGAGGAGGTTCCGGCGGAGGAGGCATCTCAGGCTCCAAGACTGTAATAGGCTGGTTCCATTTGGAGTAGTGCGTTACAGAATCAGGAGCTCCCGCAATGCGGATTTCACGGGGAAGATCATCATCCCCGTTGATGCACAAGGTCATTACCTGAGGCGGCCCGAAGCGAGCTGGAATCTCCCACCTCCAGTCGCGGCAGCTCTCACCCGCTACCATGCGTTTATCACCTTTTTCCGACTTACCTATCATGAGAATGTCATGTACGGAGTCGAGCAGAGGCGGGTGAACCAGGCAGTTATTGCCGCCGCGACGTCCATGCTCGCTGCGTTTCCAGTCCTTGCCCGTGGTCCGTTCGTAGTAGGCCGTGGGCAGCTCTACGGTTTCCCAATCTGTGCTGGGCGCGCCGTTGTGCATATCTACATGTATTACCTGGCGAAAGGTGTTGGGACAAACAACCTCCTGGAGGGTGCTTTCGTCGTGATCAGGGCTGGGTGACTGGCTCTCCATGCGCCAGCTTGTCGCTTTCTGCAGGGCCACTTGCGTACGCTTGAGTTGTCGCTCGGCAGCGCTGGGCAACAAATAAAGATAAAGCAATAGCCCAATGACAGGAAGGTATCCAAAACGAACAAGTATGTATTTCAGCACTTGTTTGCCACGCTCCAAATAGGGAATGCCCACAAGCATAGCAAAGCGGCTGGGAGAAAGAAATTACGATTTTTCCTGGAATGTTACTTTAGTTTAGAAGCCATTTTGGACTTGGCGGTCTCGGCAGCTCTGAAAATGTGCTTTAGTCGCCGCTGGAAGTGGCGTGAACCTGTGCGCGAACGGGCTCCGGATCGGAAGCAGGACGGCGGTCCATAAGCTTTAAAAGAGCGCAGATGGCCAAATAGCCGGAGAGAATTCCAAAGAAAAAGGCGGAGGCCACGGTGAGAATAAGGGCCGTGAATGTCATGAACGTAAGCAATATGTCCTCAAGCTAAGATGTTGACGATGAAGCTGCTGTTGTGGCTCAATCCTGTATGCTTCCAGCAGTACACACAATATGCTTTTTACCTTAAAACTCCACTGCCTTGAGTGCATGTCCTAAGGTAATGGAAGCAAAGCCGACCTTTACTCTACCGCGCATTGACGGGTTTCAGTGTTAACAAATAAGATACTGCTGTACCCTCGCATTCTTAACCCGGCGGGGGTGTCTGAGGGGGGTACCCCGCTCCGTCAGAAGAAAAAGACCCGTTGTAGGATGGCCATCAATAAGATCACGGTCCGTGGAGCCCGGCAGCATAACCTGAAGAACGTCCACGTGGAAATTCCGCGGAACAGCCTGACGGTGATCACGGGATTGAGCGGTTCAGGCAAGTCGTCCCTGGCGTTTGACACGATCTACGCCGAAGGACAGCGCCGCTACGTTGAGACGCTCTCTGCCTACGCCCGCCAGTTTCTCGACCAGATGGAGCGGCCGGACGTGGACTCGATTGACGGACTCTCGCCTGCCATTTCCATCGAACAAAAGACCACATCGCGCAGTCCGCGCTCGACGGTTGGGACCATCACCGAAATCTACGATTACCTGCGCGTGCTGTATTCCAGCATCGGCGTACCGCACTGCCCGCAGTGTGGGCGCGCCATCAGCCGGCAGTCCGCTGAGCAGATTGTGCAGCGCGTGATGGCGCTGAAACCGGAAGAGCGGGTGATGATCCTGGCGCCGATTGTGCGCGGACGTAAAGGTGAGTTCAAGAAGGAGATGGAAAAGCTGGCGCAGCACGGCTTCACCCGCGCCCGGATTGATGGCGAACTGCTCAACCTGGAAGACGAGATCGCACTCGACAAACGCAAGAACCACACCATTGAAGTGGTGATAGACCGGCTATTGGTCAAAACGGGAATCGAAAAGCGGCTGGAGAATTCTGTGACCCTGGCGATGAAGCTGACCGGGGGACTGGTGCAGGTCTCGGTGGTGGGCGGGGAAGAGCAGCTTTATTCGGCGAAGCTGGCATGTCCGACGTGCGGCATCAACGTACCACAACTGGAGCCGCGCTCGTTTTCCTTCAACAGCGTGTACGGAGCTTGTCCGGAGTGCAACGGACTGGGCAGCAAATATGATTTCGATCCGGCAAAGGTGATTACCGATTGGTCGAAGCCGCTGTTTGACGGCGGACTGGGGCCGGGATCAGGCTCGGCAACACTGCAAAACATGCTGCAAATTCTGGCTGTGGCCCATGGTTTTGATCTGGCAACTCCGTTTGAGAAGCTGCCGGTAAAGACGCAGAGTCTTATCCTCTATGGGGAATCGCAGAATGGCACCGGTACCACGGGTAAGAAGAAGAAGACGGGGTTCCGGGGGGTACTCGGATTCCTGAAGCAGAACCTGGAAGAGGCCACATCAGATAGCTATCGCGAGTGGCTGCTGAATTATATGTCGGCCACAAAATGCCAGGTTTGCAAAGGAAGACGCCTGAGGCCGGAGAGCCTGGCCGTGAAAGTCAATAAGATGTCCATCGCGGATTTTGTCGCACTCTCGGTTACGCGCGCCGTTGAAGCAATCTCGGCCTTGAAATTAAACGAGCGCGAAAAGGCCATCGCGGGGAGGGTGGTGCGCGAGGTCCAGGAGCGGCTGGAGTTTTTGCACGCTGTGGGGCTGGGGTATATCTCGCTCGAGCGTTCGGCGGCGACGCTTTCCGGAGGCGAAGGGCAGCGCATACGGCTGGCAACCCAGATCGGTTCACGATTGCGCGGCGTGCTCTACGTTCTGGATGAGCCTTCCATCGGCCTGCATTCACGGGATAATGACCGCCTGCTGCGCTCGCTGGAAGCGTTGCGTGATCTGGGGAACACGGTGCTGGTGGTCGAGCACGATGAAGAGACCATCCGGCGGGCCGATTACGTGATTGACCTTGGTCCGGGGGCGGGACGGCATGGCGGCGAGCTGGTCGCTGCCGGCAAACCCGCAGAGATCGCCCGCGTGCCCGGGTCGCTGACCGGTCAGTATATTGCCGGCAAGGTGAAGATTGCATCGCGTCCTGCGCGCCGGCAGCCGAACGGGAAGGCCATCACCGTCGTAGGCGCACACGAGAACAACTTGCGCAACCTGGATGTGGCTTTTCCCCTGGGGGTGATGACGGTGGTGACAGGGGTTTCCGGTTCGGGCAAATCAACCTTGGTCAACGACATTCTGTATCGCGCCCTGGCGCGGCAGCTCTACCGTTCGCGCGAAGAGCCCGGCGAGCACAAGGCAATTTCTGGGGCGGAAAACATAGATAAGGTCATCCAGATTGACCAATCGCCGATTGGGCGCACGCCACGCTCGAATCCGGCAACCTATACCGGGGTATTTACGCAGATCCGCGAGCTCTACGCCATGCTGCCGGAGTCACGCGAACGGGGATACAAGGCCGGACGCTTCTCGTTCAACGTCAGCGGAGGACGCTGCGAGGCCTGCCAGGGCGAAGGGCAGCGGCGCATTGAGATGAATTTTCTGCCTGACGTGTACGTGGTTTGCGAAGTCTGCGGAGGAAAGCGCTACAACCACGAAACGCTGCAGGTGCGTTTCAAGGGATGCTCGATTGCCGATCTGCTGGAGACACCGGTTTCAGACGCGATTCCCATTCTGGAAAACGTGCCGCAAGTGCACCAGAGATTGCAGACGCTGGAAGACGTGGGGCTGGGGTATATCCAATTAGGACAATCGGCGACGACGCTTTCGGGCGGCGAGGCGCAGCGCATCAAACTGGCGCGGGAGTTGAGCAAGCGGCAAACTGGAAAAACCCTGTACCTGCTGGATGAGCCCACGACCGGGCTGCACTTCGATGATGTGCGCAAGCTGCTGGATGTGCTGCACCGTCTTACCGATCTGGGCAACACCATCATTATTATTGAGCATAATATGGATGTGATCCGCAGCGCGGACTGGATCATTGATCTTGGCCCCGAGGGCGGCGAGCAAGGCGGGCATCTGGTAGCACAGGGAACACCCGAGCAGGTGGCGCGCGTCAAGAAGAGTTATACGGGACAGGCACTGGCCGGGAAGTCAGAAGTCGGAAGTAAGAAGTAAAAAGATTGGGTTATCCACGGCAGGCCGGGACAGTTTGGGTCATTGAGTCATCGGGTCATTGGGTAACTGTAAAATCGGGTTTGGAACCACTCAATAGCGCCGCTCAATAGAATTTAAGCAAAAGATCTCTGAATTATGTCTACGCCGCTCAATCCGTTGCCGCCAGAGCAACTGGAGCTTCCGCAGGAACTTGCGCCCCAGCAGACTATGGGTACTCCAGGAACTGGTCTTCAACCTGATCTTCAATCGGGTCTTCCCTCTGGAGTTGGTTCTGGGGGTTTTTTCGGGGCGGCTGCTCGAGCGAGGAGAGAAGACCCTGCATGGACAATTTGGGACGTGCTGCTGCTGGTAGTCATTTTCGTTGTGATGACGTTTATCGCGATACCTATAACCGAAGTAGTGGTGGGAGCATCGCATCTTTTTGGGTACAGCCTGAATCAGATCCTCCATAACAGGAAAGAGCTGGACAGATTTTGGAGCGACCTGCGTATCATTTTGCCGGTGCAGTTGTTGATTTATGCTTTCCTGCTGTTTGTGATGGTCAGGCTGGTTCGCGCCCGTGCCCGGGTCGAGCAAGGGTTTTTTGTCAACCTGCGCTGGCGGTGGCCGCGCGACATCTGGCCCGGTTTCTTGTTGGGGGGAACAATTCTGGCGATTGCGGTGCAATGGATCTCAGCCCGGCTCCCTGTTCCTCCGTCGCTGCCGATTGACCAGTATTTTCAAACGCCAACCTACGCCTACCTGATGGCCGGCTTCGGCATCCTGGTAGCTCCCTTCATCGAAGAGCTGTTCTTCCGGGGGTTCCTGTATCCCGCTTTGGCGCGCCCCTTGGGGGTGGCGGCCGCGGTTATTTTGACCTCCGTGCCTTTTACGCTGATGCATGGCTTGCAACTCAGCTTTGCCTGGGCTCCGATGCTGATGTTGCTGATAGTTGGAGTTGCGCTTGGCCTCGTGCGCGCCCGCACCAAGTCGCTCGCGCCCAGCGTGCTGGTTCACATAGGCTATAACACCACCATATTTGCAATGATTTTCATCGACACAGGCGGGTTCAAGCATTTGGAGAAGATGTGAGAGAGGCTGTTGGCAGTTGCCGGCAGCCAGTTTTCACGATTAAATTGCGGAGGGCGCAGAGCGGCTCTGAAGCCTGAAATCAAGCTGAGCTGCCACTTCTGGCTGTGGCTGAGCTTGGTACCCGATATGGCTTCTCGAACCCAAGTGTGCAAGTAAGTAGCCAGAATGCTATAGAATCTGAGGGGATGTCCTGTTATCTTTTTATCTTTAACAGTTTATGAATGACGCACGCGAATCTTTGCTGCACGCGCTCGCCGAAAAATCGTTCCAGTTGGGGGAATTCAAGCTCTCAGGCGGGGGCACCAGCGACTACTACATTGACTGCCGCACCACTACGCTGGATGCTGAAGGGGCGCGTCTGGCTGCGAAGGTCTTTTATGACGAGATGCACGAGAGCGGCCTGAAACCGGAAGCGGTGGGCGGAATGACGATAGGCGCAGACCCAATTGTCACCGGTATTGCCATTTTAAGCGCGCAGAGAATCCAGGGGCGCACGACCGACAGCAGCCTGGATAAGGCGGGACGAAGACTCATTCACGGCTTTATCGTGCGCAAAGCAGAAAAAGAGCACGGCACAGGGCAACGGATTGAAGGCTTCCGCAGAAAAGGAGCCAGGGTCTTTATCGTGGATGACGTGTGCACCAGCGGCAGATCCATCATACAAGCCATCGAGGCGGCCCGGGAGTTCGGCTTCGACGTCGTCGGCGCAATGTGCCTGGTGGAGCGGGAAGAGGCCAACGGACGCGGCGCCGTGGAAAGAGCCGCCGATCCGGCGCCCTTCGTAACCATTTTTACAGCCAATGACGTGCGCGAAAAACACCTGCATATCCGGCAGCAGGAAGAAGACCCACTTTTAGGGTTGGGAGAAGTTTGCGAGCTATGCGGCCGTCCCGCGGTCACCGTTCTGCCGAACCGGCGTTGCGCTGCGCACGAGAAATAATTGGTTCATTGAATCATTGAGTCATTTCCCAACAATCGTGGCAAATCAAAACATGAGTATCCCTAGCTTTTCTCTTATTGGCCGATAGTGGGTCAGTTTCCGGGTAGTCCGTGATCCGGGCACAATCCCGAAAAGCCCCGCTAGACTAGTCGGCTGCGAAGCAGGTCACTTCTACGTGTACACGACTACTACGGCCAAATGGTTTCTCGGATCGACGACCGCCCCACCTTTTATGCAAGCGCGTTTTTCAGGTCCAATCCTCAGCGGTGCCGCGCGGGACTGCTCGCGACAGCTAGCGACAGTCCTGGCGAGCGCTAGCCATCTCTTGGAGCTCGTTGGCGGCCGTTCTGTGAGCCGGGTAATCGATTCTCTGTCCAGCCACCAGAAAGGAGCTATCTTCCTGGCAGTCGGTGACCAGCGCGGTACAAGCACAATAACGCTTGACACTATCTGTCTGAGATATATCATGAAGATATATGAAACGCTCGGTCGCCCACTCACTCCTTGGCATCCTTTCCCTCCGAGCCATGTCCGGTTACGACATCCGAAAGTTCGTCAAAGAAAATATTGGTTATTTCTGGAAAGAAAGCTATGGGCAGATCTACCCCATGCTCAAGCGCATG includes the following:
- a CDS encoding VOC family protein — translated: MRRVTGLGGVFFKANDPNKLYEWYEKHLGLKREQGSVNFKWRGAEDAKEEGMTVWALFPKDTKYFDPSRASLMINYRVDDLDALLEALRKEGVTIDEKREDYDYGRFAWIMDPEGNRIELWEPPKKKAPSSKSKATKSRRTKKSRKTS
- the mscL gene encoding large conductance mechanosensitive channel protein MscL, which encodes MLAGFKKFLVRGNVVDLAVAVVIGAAFGAVVTSFVGNILTPMIAAIAGKPDFSAFSFTINGSKILYGTFLNALISFVLVAIAVYFFIVVPMNTFLARLKRGEIPPDPTTKKCPECLSEIPIQARKCAFCTSSLSA
- a CDS encoding STAS domain-containing protein; this encodes MLFRIESERTTGAIILRCKGALVHGEPSTMLLHAGEKHGAQRLIVDLTGVDSIDASGLGALVGLVRWARRAGVCVRLLNPSKYVRELLRLTRLERVFEIVAADQEPALKPASAASAA
- a CDS encoding nuclear transport factor 2 family protein, whose product is MIEHALAQAFAAEWIDAWNSHDLNRILSHYSEEFEFSSPFIIKLMGESSGRLKGKASIEAYWSKGLALRPDLHFELLAVLSGVDSLIIHYRRHDGSNASEYFEFGAGGKVVRSSAHYVTLGL
- the uvrA gene encoding excinuclease ABC subunit UvrA, producing MAINKITVRGARQHNLKNVHVEIPRNSLTVITGLSGSGKSSLAFDTIYAEGQRRYVETLSAYARQFLDQMERPDVDSIDGLSPAISIEQKTTSRSPRSTVGTITEIYDYLRVLYSSIGVPHCPQCGRAISRQSAEQIVQRVMALKPEERVMILAPIVRGRKGEFKKEMEKLAQHGFTRARIDGELLNLEDEIALDKRKNHTIEVVIDRLLVKTGIEKRLENSVTLAMKLTGGLVQVSVVGGEEQLYSAKLACPTCGINVPQLEPRSFSFNSVYGACPECNGLGSKYDFDPAKVITDWSKPLFDGGLGPGSGSATLQNMLQILAVAHGFDLATPFEKLPVKTQSLILYGESQNGTGTTGKKKKTGFRGVLGFLKQNLEEATSDSYREWLLNYMSATKCQVCKGRRLRPESLAVKVNKMSIADFVALSVTRAVEAISALKLNEREKAIAGRVVREVQERLEFLHAVGLGYISLERSAATLSGGEGQRIRLATQIGSRLRGVLYVLDEPSIGLHSRDNDRLLRSLEALRDLGNTVLVVEHDEETIRRADYVIDLGPGAGRHGGELVAAGKPAEIARVPGSLTGQYIAGKVKIASRPARRQPNGKAITVVGAHENNLRNLDVAFPLGVMTVVTGVSGSGKSTLVNDILYRALARQLYRSREEPGEHKAISGAENIDKVIQIDQSPIGRTPRSNPATYTGVFTQIRELYAMLPESRERGYKAGRFSFNVSGGRCEACQGEGQRRIEMNFLPDVYVVCEVCGGKRYNHETLQVRFKGCSIADLLETPVSDAIPILENVPQVHQRLQTLEDVGLGYIQLGQSATTLSGGEAQRIKLARELSKRQTGKTLYLLDEPTTGLHFDDVRKLLDVLHRLTDLGNTIIIIEHNMDVIRSADWIIDLGPEGGEQGGHLVAQGTPEQVARVKKSYTGQALAGKSEVGSKK
- a CDS encoding type II CAAX endopeptidase family protein, coding for MSTPLNPLPPEQLELPQELAPQQTMGTPGTGLQPDLQSGLPSGVGSGGFFGAAARARREDPAWTIWDVLLLVVIFVVMTFIAIPITEVVVGASHLFGYSLNQILHNRKELDRFWSDLRIILPVQLLIYAFLLFVMVRLVRARARVEQGFFVNLRWRWPRDIWPGFLLGGTILAIAVQWISARLPVPPSLPIDQYFQTPTYAYLMAGFGILVAPFIEELFFRGFLYPALARPLGVAAAVILTSVPFTLMHGLQLSFAWAPMLMLLIVGVALGLVRARTKSLAPSVLVHIGYNTTIFAMIFIDTGGFKHLEKM
- the pyrE gene encoding orotate phosphoribosyltransferase, with amino-acid sequence MNDARESLLHALAEKSFQLGEFKLSGGGTSDYYIDCRTTTLDAEGARLAAKVFYDEMHESGLKPEAVGGMTIGADPIVTGIAILSAQRIQGRTTDSSLDKAGRRLIHGFIVRKAEKEHGTGQRIEGFRRKGARVFIVDDVCTSGRSIIQAIEAAREFGFDVVGAMCLVEREEANGRGAVERAADPAPFVTIFTANDVREKHLHIRQQEEDPLLGLGEVCELCGRPAVTVLPNRRCAAHEK